One Narcine bancroftii isolate sNarBan1 chromosome 3, sNarBan1.hap1, whole genome shotgun sequence DNA window includes the following coding sequences:
- the LOC138756059 gene encoding fatty acid-binding protein 1, liver-like, with product MDFSGQYELQSHENVEQFMSALGVPDDTIEKIKNLKSVTKIVQNGKDFIVAVQTGNQMLVNNFTLGRETHVETPAGEKVKAIMNLEGQNKLVVKAKDITSVAEFNRDLLINTITLGDIIYKRISKKVEDTEED from the exons ATGGATTTCAGTGGCCAGTATGAACTTCAGAGTCATGAAAATGTGGAACAATTTATGAGTGCTCTGG GTGTTCCAGATGATACAATTGAGAAGATCAAAAATCTAAAGAGTGTTACTAAAATTGTACAAAATGGGAAAGACTTTATAGTGGCTGTTCAAACTGGCAATCAAATGCTTGTTAATAATTTTACCCTTGGACGTGAGACCCATGTGGAAACTCCTGCAGGAGAGAAAGTCAAG GCCATAATGAACCTGGAAGGACAAAATAAGCTAGTCGTCAAGGCCAAAGACATTACTTCAGTTGCTGAATTTAATAGGGATCTTCTGATTAAT ACAATAACTTTGGGAGATATTATTTACAAGCGGATCAGCAAGAAAGTTGAAgatactgaagaagattga